In Pseudomonas grandcourensis, the DNA window AATACCTTTTAGCGCCTGGAACTGGCCGAAGCTTTTTTGCAAATTACGGATCTGGATCTGGCTCATTGGGCGACTCCGAGTTCAACACTGGCACGTTTATGTTTCGCCAACTTCACGCTGAGCGTCTGAGCGATCGCCACCACCACCATGGTGACAACCAAAAGTAATACGCTAGCGGCAGCCACCGCCTCGTAATTTCCGCCATCCTTGTAGTTGTAAATCAACGTCGTCATGACGTTAGTGCTGGGTGTTATCAAGAACACCGCAGCTGATAGTTCGCGCATCACTGGGATAAACACCAACAGCCATCCTGAAATCAGTCCGGATCTCATCAGCGGAGCTGTGATACTGATGAATGTCTTCGACTCACTGGCACCCAGGATCCGGGCGACCCGCTCCAGGTCCGGACTGATACCCTTGAGCATTGCCCCGCCATGCGAATAGGCGATAGGCAGGAACGTCGCGACGAACGCCGCAATGATGATCGCCGAGGTCCCGTAAAGACTTAGGGGTGGCTGGGTATAGGCTGCGAAGAAGCCCACCGACAATACAATTCCGGGAATGATGATCGGTAGATTGGTCAACGCCGCAATGATGGTCGTTCCCGCAACCAAGCGGCGCTCGACGATGTAAGCGATCAAAGTGCCGAGCAGTACGCAAAGACTGGCGCCGATGGCGCCATAGGCCAATGAGTTGATAATCGCCGCCTGAGTTTCAGCGTTCTCCAGGACTGCCCATCGATACCAGTGAAACGTCAGATTGCTCAGCGATGGCCCCTGACCCCAGGCTTTGCAGAGAGAAACGACGATCAAGGCGAAGTAAGGCAGGATCACCGCCGTCACCGGGACAATCAGCGCGAACAACAACCCGGCCCAGCGCCACCCTTTCAGATCAATGCTGCGGCCCGCCCGGCTCTTGCCACCGATCATTACAAAACGTCTGCGGCCAAGAATTTTTTTGCGTACCCAGAACAACCCACCGGTGAGCAAAAGGAGCGGCATGCAATACGCTGCCGCCATGTACAACTCGGGCGGGAACAACTGATAGAACTCGGCCAGTTTGGTGGTGACAACCGATGTTCCTGAGGGCGTGAGCAGAAAGGCGGGAACGCCGAACAGGGTCATCCCCTGAATGAAGGACAAAATGAAACCCACGATGACCGAAGGCATCACCATCGGAATGGTCACGCTGAACATTGTGCGTAGTACGCTGGCGCCGAGCGTCGTCGCCGCGTCTTCAAGCTCGACCGCCATTTCATCGAGGGCGCTGGCGACAATGGTGAAGGTATACGGGACGGTATAGATGGCGCAGACAAAGATCGCGCCACCCATCGAGTAGATGTTGAACAGAGCCAAATCGCTGCCCGACATTTGTCGATAGAACGTATTCAGCCAGCCGGCATTAGGTGCCGCAAGTAGAATCCAGCCCAGTGCACCGATGAACGACGGGGTCACGAAAGCCCCCAACGTGAGCATCCTGATGAGTCCCCGGCCGGGCATGTTGGTACGCGCCACCAACCAGGCCAGCGGAACACCCAGCAGCGTTGAGATCGCTGCGGTTGAAAACGCCAGAATAATCGAATTGATAATCGGCTGGAGCATGCCTTTGGCAGTCACCAGACGCACGTAATTGTTCAGCGTCCATTGTTGCGTGGTGTCATCGTGCATGCTGTTGAACAGAATCCAGCCGACCGGTTGCGCAACCAACAAGAACAGCGCCGCCAGAACCACGCTCACTACGGTCCAACGCACCCAAGGTCGGTGTCGTCGAATCTCGGCGCCAACGGTCGCCGAGGAAGTGCCTATCGCAAAAACGCCCATAAAGGGGTCACTCCTGAGTCTGCCGTCGCCAGGCCGCCAGGGCCTGGCGGGTATTGTTTCAACCAATGATGTCCTTCCACTTGGCGATACCTTCAGCGACTTCGGCCGCCAGGTCTTCAGGTGGATTGCGGTACCAGGTTATCTGGGACAGGCTGCGGTCCTCGGCCCATGGAACATCAGTGCGCAATGTCGGCCAGAAATTGGCCGCCAGGATTTGCGAGACTTCAGGGTCATACAAAAAGTCGGAGAACAGCTTCGCCGCGTTCGGGTGCGGAGCTTTCAGTGGAATGGCACTCAAGCCCAGGTTGAGGATGGTGCCGTCGGTTGGGGTAACCACGTTTATCGGGTTGCCAGCCGCTTTCTGCGTCAGCGAATAACTGAATGGCGCACCCAGACCCACGAGGCGCTCGCCTGAAAGAATGTCGGTAACAGTATCCACGTTCGATTGGCCGACCTTGGGGTTCAGCTTTGCCAGTTCTTTGAGGTAATGGTCGCCGTACTTTTTACGGATCGCCACCACCCAGGAAGCAACATCACCGGAGAAGGACGGGCTGCCGACCGTCAGCTTGTTGGCCCATTGAGCGTCCAGTGCAGCCTCCCATGAAGCAGGTGCTGTGGTGACTTTGTCTGACTGATAATTTAGGCTGGTCAGGCTAATGGCGCCGACCTGGAAGGTGTCGTCCTTGTCCAGCCCCTGGAATTCCTGCGGCAGAAACGCCGTACCCGCCGGTTTGTAGGGCATTAATGCGCCGATCTTTTTCAGCTCCAGGTAGTGAAGTATGTTGGTACTGCCCAGCGAGTCGCAGTTGGGCGCATTATTCTGCAGCTCGAGACGTAATCGGGTGTAGATGGTTTGCGATGCCTGACGCAGCAGGTTGACCTTGATCCCAGGGTAGCGACGGGTGAACGCGTCGCGGATGGCTTCGATGGTCCTTTGTTCATAGGACCCCCAGTAAAGGTTGAGTGCACCTTCTTTCTGCGCAGCTGCGTACAGCGATTCGTCGGCAGCGAACGAGGGACGAATCAATCCCGCTGCTAAACCTGCACCCGCGATGCCACTCGCTTGCAAAAATCTGCGCCGTGTAAATTCGACCATATCGCTGCCCCTTCGCCTGTTGCTGCTTGATTATTGTGAGTGGAAAGCAGTGTTTCAGTGGTTCAGTAATCGCCTGTCGTTGCGCCGCCATCGACAATGAGAACTTGCCCGCTCATGTAACTGGCGTCGTCGGAGGCGAGGAACGCCACCACGGAGGCAATTTCTGCAGGTTGTGCGGGCCGGCCCAGTGGCATTCTTGCGATCCAGCGCGCCCTGATCTCCTCTGGAACACTCGCGAGAATAGATGTCTCTACGATCCCGGGGGCTACGGCGTTGACCAATACACCGTGGCGCGCCGCTTCCAGGGCGACGGTGTGAGTCAATCCCACCACGCCCGCCTTCGCCGATGAATAATTCGATTGACCGTAGGTGCCCAGGATCGCAGTGGAAGCGATATTGATGATCCTGCCCCAACCGCGCCCAACCATGGCCGCCAACCCGAATTGACACCCCATCCAGGAGCCACGCAGGTTGACGTCAATCACGGTTTCCCAGTCTTCATCAGTCATCTTCATCAAGGTTCTATCACGCACGATGCCTGCCACGTTCACCAGAATGTCGACGGCTTTGAAGGCTGGCGGCAGATCAACCATGACCGCGGTCCAACTAGCGCGGCTCGAAACGTCGAGAGTGACCGCTGCCGCCTGATAACCCTGGGAGGTCAGTGAGCAAGCCAGTTCGACTGCACCGGGGCCGAGGTCGGCAATGATGACCGCTGCGCCCTCTTGCGCCAGGCGCTGACAGATAGCCGAGCCAATGCCGCCCGCACCGCCCGTGATCAACGCGACATGCCCGTCCAAGCGAGTGTTCATGATTCGCTCCCTGTGCGGCATGCGACCGCAAATACGTCTTCGCCTTCCTGCACCACTTCACCGCTCTGATTGAGCAGGCGCAGCCTGACTCTGACAATGCCCCGCGAAGGGTTTGAATTGCTTTTGCGCAAGTCTTCGATTTCAGCCACGTAATGCAGCGTGTCACCCGCGAAAACCGGTGCGACGAATCGGCGATGGGTCTCAAGAAAGGCAATGATTGCCCAGTCATCAACACTCGAGCGCAGCCCGGTACTCATGGAGTGAGCCAACATGCCATGGGCGATTCGCCGCCCGAAGGGGCCTCGACGCGCAGATTCCTCATCCATATGAATCGGGTTGAAATCCCCAGACAATCCTGCAAACAGGACGATGTGCGCTTCTGTCAGTGTGATGCGCGACGACACCAACGACTGTGTGGCTACCAGGTCGTCAAAGTATTGAGTGGAACTCATGGGTGGCTCCTTGGGCGGAAAACCGGCAACGAGGTGGATGAATCCGTTTCGATGAACGCAACCGAAACGTCCATACCGATGGTGATCTCGTCGAACGCAATGCCGTGAAGTTGCGACAGCATCAGCGGACCTTCTGCTAGCTCGACGAGGGCGCACACATAAGGTGTCTCCAGCCGTGAGTGCCCACGATGGATAACCGAATAGGTAAACAGCGTGCCGCGCCCGCTGACTTGCACCCATTCGGGCTTTATCGCCAGATCGTCCAGGCAATGGTCCCGTGGGTACCACTGCCATGCACCGGACACAGGGTTGCGTTGAACGAGCAAGCGTCCTTCCCGAAGAGCGGCCCACCAGGGTGCCGACATGGCGTCGGTGACAACAGGACTCAAAGTGGTCATATCGCTGGCTCCTCAGACGGTCAAAATGACAGTGGCTGCGGCACAGAACGTTCCGCCCAACCCATGAACCAACGCGACCTCCGCGTCTTTCACCTGCACCCCTGGCCCTTCACCGCGCAACTGCCGGACGCCCTCAATCAAAGCCAGCAGACCGCGCTTGCCCGGATGGTTCGACGCCAGTCCACCACCGTCGGTGTTGCAGGGCAGAGAGCCACTGATGCTCAAATGGCCGTCCGCCACGAACCGCCCGCTTTCGCCCCGAGGACAGAATCCAAGGTCCTCAAGCGCCAACATCGGCGTGATCGTAAAGGCATCGTAGAGCTGCACCACGTCGACATCACCAGGCGTCAACCCGGCCATTTCAAATGCTCGGGGACCAGTACGAGCAGCAGGCGTGATGAGTTCGCGGGACATCTGGCTGATTTGAGTGCGCTGTGTGGCCATGCCAAAGCCGCTCACGCAGACCGGCCGGGCTCGGCAATCAAGGGCTCGTTCCCGGCTGGTCATCACGATAGCGCCGCCGCCGTCCGTCACGACGCAGCAATCGAGCCGGTGCAAAGGTGAAGCGATCATCGAGGAATTGAGCACGTCTTCGACGGTAATCGATTTTCGGCCCAGAAAGGCATCCGGATTTTCAGCCGCGTGTTGCCGGAATGTCACCGCCACCTGAGCTAGCTGCTCTACCGTGGTGCCATAGAGGTGCATATGACGCTGGGCGTACATCGCATACGTAGAAATGAGCGTCGGTGCGAAGGGCAACTCGAATTGACCAGGCCCCGCCGGAAGGACGAAAGGGTCGAATGACGGAGTCTTCAACGGCCACCAGCGCGGTGAGGCGGCGTAACTGATAACCACGACATCCGCCAGCCCGGCAGCAATCGCCACCGCCGCCTGTGCGGTATGCACCAGATAGGAACAACCCCCCACGTCGGTGCTGTCGAACCAGCGCGGCTCAATGCCCAGGTACTCGGCCATTTCGGTAACGCTGTTGACACCGCCCCCCTCGGCCCAGTCGCCGGAAGCCACACATAAGCCGTCTACGTCTCCGAGCGTCAGCCCGGCCTGGGCCAGCGCTGCCTGGATGCATTCCACCTGGATCGCGAAAGGATGGACATTGGGCGCATCCCTTCGTGGTGACTCATAGGCGCCGACAATGGCGGCGCGTTCGGAAACGTTCAAGGCATACTCCTGAAAAGATCGAAAGCCGTGGCCCACAAATTCCATCATCGGGAGGCATGCGAACAAGCAGTTAGAAAACGCCAAATTGGTGCATTTAATGCACCCATTCTTTGGCATAAGACTTGCGTTTGTCGTTAACTCTCGACGCCTGGAGTACCTATGAATAGACGACTGCCGCCGCTACTCGCTGTACGCGCCTTCGAAGGATTCAGTCGTTGTGGAAGCGTGCGGCAGTGCGCCGAAGAACTATCGGTTTCGCATACCGTTATCTCCCGACATATACAGA includes these proteins:
- a CDS encoding iron ABC transporter permease — encoded protein: MGVFAIGTSSATVGAEIRRHRPWVRWTVVSVVLAALFLLVAQPVGWILFNSMHDDTTQQWTLNNYVRLVTAKGMLQPIINSIILAFSTAAISTLLGVPLAWLVARTNMPGRGLIRMLTLGAFVTPSFIGALGWILLAAPNAGWLNTFYRQMSGSDLALFNIYSMGGAIFVCAIYTVPYTFTIVASALDEMAVELEDAATTLGASVLRTMFSVTIPMVMPSVIVGFILSFIQGMTLFGVPAFLLTPSGTSVVTTKLAEFYQLFPPELYMAAAYCMPLLLLTGGLFWVRKKILGRRRFVMIGGKSRAGRSIDLKGWRWAGLLFALIVPVTAVILPYFALIVVSLCKAWGQGPSLSNLTFHWYRWAVLENAETQAAIINSLAYGAIGASLCVLLGTLIAYIVERRLVAGTTIIAALTNLPIIIPGIVLSVGFFAAYTQPPLSLYGTSAIIIAAFVATFLPIAYSHGGAMLKGISPDLERVARILGASESKTFISITAPLMRSGLISGWLLVFIPVMRELSAAVFLITPSTNVMTTLIYNYKDGGNYEAVAAASVLLLVVTMVVVAIAQTLSVKLAKHKRASVELGVAQ
- a CDS encoding extracellular solute-binding protein — its product is MVEFTRRRFLQASGIAGAGLAAGLIRPSFAADESLYAAAQKEGALNLYWGSYEQRTIEAIRDAFTRRYPGIKVNLLRQASQTIYTRLRLELQNNAPNCDSLGSTNILHYLELKKIGALMPYKPAGTAFLPQEFQGLDKDDTFQVGAISLTSLNYQSDKVTTAPASWEAALDAQWANKLTVGSPSFSGDVASWVVAIRKKYGDHYLKELAKLNPKVGQSNVDTVTDILSGERLVGLGAPFSYSLTQKAAGNPINVVTPTDGTILNLGLSAIPLKAPHPNAAKLFSDFLYDPEVSQILAANFWPTLRTDVPWAEDRSLSQITWYRNPPEDLAAEVAEGIAKWKDIIG
- a CDS encoding SDR family oxidoreductase — protein: MNTRLDGHVALITGGAGGIGSAICQRLAQEGAAVIIADLGPGAVELACSLTSQGYQAAAVTLDVSSRASWTAVMVDLPPAFKAVDILVNVAGIVRDRTLMKMTDEDWETVIDVNLRGSWMGCQFGLAAMVGRGWGRIINIASTAILGTYGQSNYSSAKAGVVGLTHTVALEAARHGVLVNAVAPGIVETSILASVPEEIRARWIARMPLGRPAQPAEIASVVAFLASDDASYMSGQVLIVDGGATTGDY
- a CDS encoding MaoC/PaaZ C-terminal domain-containing protein, producing the protein MSSTQYFDDLVATQSLVSSRITLTEAHIVLFAGLSGDFNPIHMDEESARRGPFGRRIAHGMLAHSMSTGLRSSVDDWAIIAFLETHRRFVAPVFAGDTLHYVAEIEDLRKSNSNPSRGIVRVRLRLLNQSGEVVQEGEDVFAVACRTGSES
- a CDS encoding Zn-ribbon domain-containing OB-fold protein, with the translated sequence MTTLSPVVTDAMSAPWWAALREGRLLVQRNPVSGAWQWYPRDHCLDDLAIKPEWVQVSGRGTLFTYSVIHRGHSRLETPYVCALVELAEGPLMLSQLHGIAFDEITIGMDVSVAFIETDSSTSLPVFRPRSHP